From a region of the Waddliaceae bacterium genome:
- a CDS encoding V-type ATP synthase subunit E, whose translation MKTLEKGSNKIKHICEILRKDTLEPAEQEAEGIIVDAQSLADKIVKKAHADANEILSEARQAIEQERRVLESSLVQACKQSIEKLKQDIEHKIFDEELCGLVAGATKDASVIATLINTVVATLEKEGLEGDISAIIPAKVSAEDVNALLFEGVIEKLKEGDVLVGNFAGGVRVRLHEKRLVLDLSDEALREILGSFLRKDFCEALFKT comes from the coding sequence ATGAAGACATTAGAAAAAGGCAGCAATAAGATAAAACATATATGTGAGATCTTGCGTAAAGATACCCTCGAGCCAGCAGAACAAGAAGCTGAAGGTATCATTGTGGATGCGCAGTCTCTCGCAGACAAAATAGTTAAGAAAGCACACGCCGATGCTAACGAAATTCTTTCTGAGGCTAGACAAGCAATAGAACAAGAACGTCGTGTTTTGGAGTCTTCACTGGTCCAAGCATGTAAGCAGAGCATCGAGAAGCTAAAGCAAGATATAGAACATAAAATTTTTGATGAAGAGCTTTGTGGCCTCGTTGCCGGCGCTACTAAAGACGCAAGCGTCATCGCTACACTGATAAATACCGTTGTGGCGACACTGGAAAAAGAGGGCCTAGAAGGCGATATCAGCGCTATAATACCGGCAAAGGTTTCGGCAGAAGATGTTAACGCGCTACTCTTTGAGGGCGTCATAGAAAAACTCAAAGAAGGGGATGTTCTCGTAGGGAATTTCGCGGGAGGAGTTCGTGTGAGACTTCATGAAAAAAGACTTGTACTAGATCTTAGCGATGAGGCCTTAAGGGAAATCTTGGGAAGCTTTCTTCGCAAAGATTTCTGCGAAGCACTATTTAAAACTTGA
- a CDS encoding ATP synthase subunit C, with the protein MDFSMIGPALALGLSCLGSAVGCGIAGMASHGVMSRVEEGHGKFIGMSATPSSQSIYGFILMILLSKSIVSGSLSPLSGIGIGLASGVAIMVSAIFQGKCAASAIQASAKQPAIFGKCFVAIGVVESFALFAFVFALLIMG; encoded by the coding sequence ATGGATTTTAGTATGATAGGACCTGCACTGGCATTGGGGCTCAGCTGCCTAGGAAGCGCGGTAGGATGTGGTATAGCAGGAATGGCATCGCACGGCGTTATGAGCCGCGTAGAAGAAGGACACGGTAAGTTCATCGGCATGTCGGCAACACCATCGTCACAGTCGATATATGGCTTTATCCTTATGATCCTTCTTAGTAAGAGTATAGTATCAGGGTCGTTGTCACCACTGTCGGGGATAGGGATAGGACTCGCCTCAGGGGTAGCAATAATGGTGTCAGCGATATTCCAGGGAAAATGCGCAGCGTCGGCAATACAAGCTTCGGCAAAACAACCCGCAATATTCGGGAAATGCTTCGTAGCAATAGGTGTAGTAGAATCCTTCGCGCTCTTCGCCTTCGTCTTCGCATTACTTATCATGGGATAA
- a CDS encoding V-type ATP synthase subunit I, whose translation MRVNVKKYLFIGAKEDHEAFFRRAQAKGIIEFIKPEATEKFEKSPEIERLISAIKILRGLPTTEQEENDIDDEDIVSEILDLHNDIEDLVEQRRMLRQERARVRAFGNFSLDDIAYIENDGKRTVQYFFAKKDTAHRELRAKDMIYVDSAHGLDYYISISKKQRSYEGMVEMYVEKPVGILRKELIMTIRHTREKERELKTLARYQSALYDVLVDKLNGHNLGASQGYSQEPIEDKLFAVTGWVAKNNIPALEILAKKMAVHIEEVAIEKNDSVPTHLNNHGISRIGEDLVNIYDTPSVIDKDPSKWVLWSFALFFAIIIGDGGYGLIFLASTIFLKIKFPKIEGMGKRVVNLMAILSCSCILWGAMTASFFGIETDIDNPIRKASIIQAAVEKKTQYHIQHRDDVYMEIVTKFPATANITDAHEFLKKGATVKEEKVSYDVMKNLSDTIRMELALLIGVIHIIMSFMRGIRRNWAGSGWILFLVGAYLYFPLQLDAISLVHIVGGIDIVKGAEAGLHLIWGGIGLAALLAIAQRRLMGILEITNVIPVFSDVLSYLRLYALGMAGAMMSGTFNDIGMSMALIPGIAVIVLGHGINIVLSIMGGVIHGLRLNFLEWYHYSFEGGGKRLKPLSLLKKK comes from the coding sequence ATGCGCGTAAACGTAAAAAAATACCTCTTCATCGGCGCTAAAGAAGACCACGAGGCCTTTTTCCGTAGAGCACAGGCTAAAGGCATAATAGAATTTATCAAGCCCGAAGCCACAGAAAAATTCGAGAAATCACCGGAAATAGAACGCCTTATCTCTGCAATAAAAATCTTGCGAGGACTGCCGACAACAGAACAAGAAGAAAACGATATCGATGACGAAGATATAGTAAGCGAGATTCTTGACCTTCATAATGACATAGAAGACCTTGTAGAACAGCGTAGGATGCTACGACAGGAAAGAGCACGCGTCCGTGCCTTCGGGAACTTCTCCCTCGACGATATAGCATATATCGAAAATGACGGTAAGAGAACGGTACAGTATTTTTTCGCGAAAAAAGATACAGCACATAGAGAGTTACGGGCGAAAGATATGATATATGTGGACTCCGCACACGGACTCGACTACTACATATCTATAAGCAAAAAACAACGCTCATACGAAGGTATGGTCGAGATGTACGTCGAAAAGCCCGTAGGGATACTGCGTAAAGAACTTATCATGACGATACGACATACGAGAGAAAAAGAAAGAGAGCTTAAAACCCTAGCACGGTATCAGAGCGCTCTATATGACGTCCTCGTAGACAAACTCAACGGACATAACCTCGGAGCATCACAAGGGTATTCTCAAGAACCAATAGAAGATAAGCTCTTCGCCGTAACGGGATGGGTAGCAAAGAATAATATCCCAGCACTAGAGATCCTCGCAAAGAAAATGGCAGTACATATCGAAGAAGTTGCTATAGAAAAAAACGACTCCGTGCCGACACACCTAAACAACCACGGAATAAGCCGTATCGGTGAAGACCTTGTAAATATATACGACACCCCATCGGTGATAGATAAAGACCCCTCAAAGTGGGTGCTGTGGTCGTTCGCACTGTTCTTCGCAATAATAATAGGAGACGGCGGATATGGCCTCATCTTCTTGGCGTCTACAATCTTCTTGAAGATTAAGTTCCCAAAAATAGAAGGCATGGGAAAACGTGTCGTGAACCTTATGGCGATATTGTCGTGCTCTTGTATACTGTGGGGTGCTATGACAGCATCGTTCTTCGGCATCGAAACCGATATCGATAACCCCATAAGGAAAGCCTCGATAATACAGGCCGCCGTAGAAAAGAAAACACAATACCATATACAACACCGCGATGATGTATATATGGAAATCGTTACAAAATTCCCTGCCACAGCAAACATTACCGACGCTCACGAATTTCTTAAGAAAGGAGCGACGGTTAAGGAAGAAAAAGTATCATACGACGTTATGAAGAATCTTTCCGATACTATACGCATGGAATTGGCACTACTCATCGGAGTGATACATATCATCATGTCCTTTATGCGTGGAATACGACGAAATTGGGCAGGAAGTGGGTGGATACTTTTTCTGGTAGGAGCATACCTGTACTTTCCACTGCAACTCGACGCTATATCGTTGGTGCATATCGTCGGAGGAATCGATATCGTAAAAGGCGCAGAAGCAGGGCTGCACCTTATATGGGGAGGGATAGGACTCGCAGCGCTCCTCGCAATAGCACAACGACGCCTTATGGGTATATTAGAAATAACGAACGTTATACCGGTGTTCTCAGATGTCTTGTCATACCTAAGACTATATGCCCTAGGAATGGCAGGAGCGATGATGAGCGGGACGTTCAACGATATCGGAATGTCTATGGCACTAATTCCAGGCATCGCCGTTATAGTGCTAGGACATGGAATCAATATTGTCCTTAGTATAATGGGAGGAGTTATTCATGGCTTGCGCCTGAATTTCCTCGAATGGTATCATTATAGCTTCGAAGGAGGAGGTAAGAGGCTTAAACCTCTCTCGTTGCTCAAAAAGAAATAA
- a CDS encoding V-type ATP synthase subunit D — protein sequence MAEIKLTKNELRDQQNRLNQLQKYLPTLQLKKAMLQVEVHNAKADVAEMEAEFLKKKQEVQQYAPLFVEHTSIDFNTVAIVAEVKKSYENIAGVEIPTYEGIEFRELQYSLFETPPWVDWAVKKTRDMAETKVKVFVGEEKVEALSKELREVSIRVNLFEKILIPKSQKNIKKIVIFLGDQQLAAVSQAKVAKAKIEEHKRKHREEELCA from the coding sequence GTGGCAGAGATAAAACTTACAAAGAACGAGCTACGCGATCAGCAGAATAGGCTGAACCAGTTGCAGAAGTATCTCCCAACCCTGCAGCTTAAAAAAGCGATGCTGCAGGTCGAAGTCCATAATGCCAAAGCCGATGTCGCAGAGATGGAAGCTGAATTTTTGAAGAAAAAACAAGAAGTACAGCAATATGCACCGTTGTTTGTAGAACATACGTCGATAGACTTCAATACCGTTGCCATCGTCGCCGAAGTAAAGAAAAGCTACGAGAATATCGCCGGCGTAGAAATCCCGACATACGAAGGTATAGAGTTCCGCGAACTACAATATAGCCTCTTCGAGACGCCACCATGGGTAGACTGGGCAGTAAAGAAAACACGCGATATGGCAGAAACTAAAGTTAAAGTATTCGTCGGAGAAGAAAAAGTCGAGGCTTTATCGAAAGAACTCCGCGAGGTGTCGATACGGGTGAACCTCTTCGAAAAGATCCTTATCCCAAAATCGCAGAAAAATATTAAGAAAATAGTGATATTCCTAGGAGATCAGCAGCTCGCCGCAGTGTCGCAGGCTAAAGTCGCAAAAGCGAAGATAGAAGAACATAAAAGAAAACATAGAGAAGAGGAACTATGCGCGTAA
- a CDS encoding sodium:alanine symporter family protein — MLSSAVSLVHSVVWSGPLLIFLLGVGIALTFTLRGLQIRYLWYALKLAFLGPGAKSDNAEGDISHFQSLMTALASIIGIGNIVGVATAMAIGGAGALFWIWITALFGMATTYAESLLAVKYRIKDKRGQMAGGPMYYLANGMKSKWLAVLFAVGGCLAALTTGNMVQANSMSDALSYSFGIEGWWVGIVIASVIGVMILGGIKSIGKIASYLVPIMAIFYVVCGSIIIIYKISELPHALSLIMASAFTGQAAVGGFMGSTLMMAMRMGVARGLFSSEAGLGTTSIAAAAARTDTPGRQAMIAMTGTFLSTFLICTVTGLVLAVTGVLGEVGPDGKMLNGISLAIRSFSTVMPFGGKVVNIGGFLFAVSTILSWAYYGEKCVEYIFSERAIKPFRILFVAIIIVGCNLELNVVWNLADIANGIMAVPNLIAIVALYPVIRKETRYFLGLVAREKAEKKAGKKT, encoded by the coding sequence ATGTTAAGTTCTGCTGTTTCTCTTGTACATTCTGTCGTGTGGAGTGGTCCTCTCCTTATTTTTCTTTTGGGGGTAGGGATTGCCCTTACCTTCACGCTGCGCGGCCTGCAGATAAGATACCTATGGTATGCTTTAAAGCTTGCCTTTTTAGGCCCTGGCGCCAAGAGTGACAATGCCGAGGGTGACATCTCACATTTTCAGTCTCTTATGACGGCGTTGGCGTCAATAATCGGCATAGGAAACATCGTTGGCGTTGCCACTGCCATGGCTATCGGCGGAGCTGGGGCACTTTTCTGGATATGGATTACTGCGTTGTTTGGCATGGCGACGACATATGCCGAATCTCTTCTCGCTGTGAAGTATCGCATCAAAGACAAACGCGGGCAGATGGCCGGCGGTCCTATGTATTACCTTGCCAACGGCATGAAGTCAAAGTGGCTTGCCGTATTGTTTGCTGTTGGCGGCTGTCTTGCCGCTCTCACAACGGGGAACATGGTACAGGCGAACTCTATGTCCGACGCGCTATCATATTCCTTCGGCATCGAGGGTTGGTGGGTTGGCATCGTCATAGCTTCCGTTATAGGTGTTATGATCTTGGGAGGCATCAAGAGCATAGGAAAGATAGCGAGTTATCTTGTTCCTATTATGGCGATATTCTACGTCGTCTGTGGTAGTATTATCATCATATACAAAATCTCTGAGCTTCCTCATGCTTTGTCGCTAATAATGGCAAGCGCTTTCACTGGGCAGGCTGCTGTTGGGGGTTTTATGGGGTCGACGCTTATGATGGCGATGCGCATGGGTGTTGCTCGCGGTCTTTTCTCCAGTGAAGCTGGCCTTGGCACGACGTCTATCGCTGCTGCTGCTGCCCGCACCGACACTCCTGGCAGGCAGGCGATGATAGCGATGACGGGGACATTTTTATCGACGTTCCTTATATGTACTGTCACGGGCCTTGTCCTTGCTGTCACCGGAGTCCTTGGCGAGGTTGGCCCTGACGGCAAGATGCTCAACGGCATATCTTTAGCCATACGAAGTTTTTCTACGGTGATGCCTTTCGGCGGTAAAGTTGTTAATATCGGCGGATTTCTTTTCGCTGTTTCGACGATATTAAGCTGGGCGTATTATGGTGAGAAGTGTGTAGAATATATCTTTAGTGAGCGTGCCATCAAGCCGTTTCGGATATTATTCGTTGCTATCATTATCGTAGGCTGCAACCTTGAGCTCAACGTGGTATGGAATCTTGCTGATATTGCCAATGGTATCATGGCGGTGCCTAACCTTATCGCTATTGTAGCATTATATCCTGTGATACGCAAAGAGACACGTTATTTCCTTGGTCTTGTCGCCCGTGAAAAGGCTGAGAAAAAGGCCGGCAAAAAGACGTAA
- a CDS encoding V-type ATP synthase subunit A, with protein sequence MSEKKKVIVANEFPTGNATGRVVRAFGNLLQVKFEGAVRQGEVAMVVVDDIKLKAEVIEIVGNEVKMQVFEDTRGIKLGSEVEFTGDLLEAELGPGLLTMVTDGLQNPLEEVANASGFFLTRGVYINAINREKHWDYIPVANVDDVVVRGDTIGTAPEGHFTHAIMVPFIRYGKYTITWTIEAGTYTVDTVVAKAVDEEGTEYEFTMVQRWPVKMALQHGEKVKADEMMETGCRIIDTQFPVLKGGTFCTPGPFGAGKTVLQHHLAKFSDVDIVVVVACGERAGEVVEIIREYPHLIDTHTGESLMNRTVIICNTSSMPVAARESSIYMGSTIAEYYRQMGLNVLVLADSTSRWAQALREMSGRLEEIPGEEAFPAYLASRIAAFYERSGVIQLANGKKGALTIGGAVSPAGGNFEEPVTQATLSVVGAFLGLSRSRSDSRRYPAIDPLMSWTKYIGDVAKQLDKDAEGWGKMVNRAMKILREGDEIEKRMEVVGEEGTALEDLQLYLKAEMYDFSYLQQNSFDEEDAYTPTKRQIPLFKLINEIFETDFIFETHNEARHFFLMLQNDIKNMNYFPVEADDHKTIMNKIQTTIKEAKKRQ encoded by the coding sequence ATGAGTGAAAAGAAAAAGGTAATAGTCGCTAACGAATTCCCCACAGGAAATGCTACAGGGAGGGTCGTTCGCGCTTTTGGAAACCTCTTGCAAGTGAAATTCGAGGGAGCTGTAAGGCAGGGCGAAGTCGCGATGGTCGTCGTCGACGATATAAAACTCAAAGCTGAGGTTATCGAAATCGTAGGCAACGAGGTGAAAATGCAAGTCTTCGAAGATACAAGAGGGATAAAGCTCGGAAGTGAAGTAGAGTTCACTGGCGACCTCCTAGAAGCAGAACTAGGGCCAGGACTACTAACAATGGTGACCGATGGCCTGCAAAATCCATTAGAAGAAGTCGCTAACGCTTCAGGGTTCTTCCTCACAAGGGGAGTGTATATCAATGCCATCAACAGAGAAAAACACTGGGACTATATCCCCGTAGCAAATGTCGATGATGTAGTCGTCCGTGGCGATACCATAGGAACAGCGCCAGAAGGACACTTTACACACGCTATCATGGTGCCTTTTATACGATATGGGAAATATACGATAACATGGACGATAGAGGCAGGGACGTATACCGTCGATACCGTCGTCGCCAAAGCCGTCGACGAAGAAGGCACGGAATATGAGTTCACCATGGTACAGCGATGGCCCGTGAAGATGGCACTACAGCACGGAGAGAAAGTCAAAGCCGACGAGATGATGGAAACAGGATGCCGTATCATCGATACACAGTTTCCTGTGCTTAAAGGGGGAACGTTCTGCACGCCAGGACCCTTCGGAGCAGGGAAAACAGTACTACAACACCACCTTGCGAAGTTCTCCGACGTCGATATCGTCGTCGTCGTCGCCTGTGGAGAGCGCGCTGGCGAGGTCGTAGAGATAATACGGGAATACCCGCACCTTATCGATACGCATACCGGAGAGTCTTTGATGAACCGTACGGTGATAATATGTAACACATCGTCGATGCCAGTAGCAGCACGGGAGTCTTCGATATATATGGGCTCGACGATAGCAGAATACTATAGGCAGATGGGACTTAACGTCCTCGTCCTCGCAGACTCGACGTCACGATGGGCACAGGCACTAAGGGAGATGTCAGGACGGCTAGAAGAGATCCCCGGCGAGGAAGCCTTCCCAGCATACCTAGCATCGAGGATAGCGGCATTCTACGAAAGATCAGGGGTGATACAGCTCGCCAACGGAAAAAAAGGAGCCTTGACAATAGGAGGAGCAGTGTCGCCGGCAGGAGGGAACTTCGAAGAGCCGGTAACACAGGCAACATTGTCGGTGGTAGGAGCTTTCTTGGGGCTTTCGCGTAGCAGGTCGGACTCACGACGATACCCAGCAATAGACCCTCTGATGTCATGGACGAAATATATCGGCGACGTTGCTAAACAGCTCGATAAAGACGCAGAAGGATGGGGGAAGATGGTAAATAGGGCCATGAAAATATTGCGCGAAGGTGACGAGATAGAGAAACGTATGGAGGTCGTCGGTGAAGAAGGCACAGCATTAGAAGACCTGCAGTTGTATCTCAAAGCAGAAATGTACGACTTCAGCTACCTGCAGCAAAATTCCTTCGACGAAGAAGATGCCTACACTCCAACGAAAAGACAGATACCGTTATTCAAGCTCATCAACGAGATCTTCGAGACGGATTTCATCTTCGAAACCCACAACGAAGCACGACACTTTTTCCTTATGCTTCAGAACGACATTAAAAATATGAACTACTTCCCCGTAGAAGCCGATGATCACAAAACCATTATGAATAAAATACAGACTACCATAAAAGAGGCAAAGAAAAGGCAATGA
- a CDS encoding V-type ATP synthase subunit B, producing the protein MKYVHDSINDIRGSLITVIEPKAFLGELARIDKKDGCSSYATVLRIEGEKVTLQVFESTRGISTGDHVTFLGKQMQAIFGEGLLGRRFSGTGLPVDGGPRMRGENVDIGMPSFNPVKRIIPREMVRTNIPMIDIFNCLVKSQKIPIFSVAGEPYNELLMRIANQTDSDIVIIGGMGLRFDDYQAFIDNAEKAGSMDKTIMFVHKATDPAVECILVPDMALACAEKFAVQNKNVLVLLTDMTAFADAIKEISITMDQVPSNRGYPGSLYSDLASRYEKAVDIDGNGSITIIAVTTMPGDDVTHPIPDNTGYITEGQFYLHNGYIDPFGSLSRLKQLVIGKVTREDHGDVANTMIRLYAEAKKARERQSMGFKLSNWDEKLLNYGGLFEDRMMNLEVNYTVDEALDLAWTTMQECFFSGEVGIKQELIDKYWPK; encoded by the coding sequence ATGAAATATGTTCACGATAGTATCAACGATATACGCGGTAGCCTAATCACCGTCATAGAGCCTAAGGCTTTCCTCGGAGAACTCGCTCGTATAGACAAAAAAGATGGATGTAGCTCGTACGCTACAGTGCTGCGTATAGAAGGGGAGAAAGTTACACTGCAGGTCTTCGAAAGCACAAGAGGGATATCAACGGGAGACCACGTTACCTTTCTAGGAAAACAGATGCAGGCGATCTTCGGCGAAGGGCTGTTAGGAAGACGATTTTCTGGGACAGGACTCCCCGTCGATGGAGGCCCTAGGATGCGCGGAGAGAATGTTGACATCGGAATGCCGTCGTTCAACCCCGTGAAAAGGATAATACCGCGAGAGATGGTGAGAACAAATATCCCCATGATAGATATCTTCAACTGCCTAGTAAAGTCACAGAAAATCCCGATCTTCTCAGTAGCAGGAGAGCCGTATAACGAGCTGCTAATGCGTATCGCAAACCAGACCGACAGCGATATCGTTATAATAGGAGGCATGGGACTAAGATTCGACGACTACCAGGCGTTCATCGATAACGCCGAAAAGGCAGGGTCTATGGATAAAACAATAATGTTTGTTCATAAAGCAACAGACCCCGCAGTAGAATGTATTCTTGTGCCAGATATGGCATTGGCATGCGCAGAAAAATTCGCTGTGCAAAATAAAAACGTGCTAGTCCTCCTTACCGATATGACAGCATTCGCCGACGCCATAAAAGAGATATCGATAACGATGGACCAGGTGCCGTCAAACCGTGGATATCCCGGGTCGCTGTATTCCGACCTCGCCAGTAGATACGAGAAAGCCGTCGACATCGACGGCAACGGGTCGATAACGATAATAGCAGTGACGACGATGCCCGGCGACGATGTAACACACCCCATCCCCGACAACACAGGATATATCACAGAAGGGCAGTTTTACCTGCACAACGGATATATCGATCCGTTCGGGTCGCTGTCGAGACTTAAACAGCTGGTGATAGGAAAGGTGACACGCGAAGATCATGGCGACGTCGCCAACACCATGATACGCCTGTACGCAGAAGCAAAGAAAGCACGAGAAAGACAGTCCATGGGCTTTAAACTTTCTAATTGGGACGAGAAGCTTCTAAACTACGGCGGGCTTTTCGAAGATCGTATGATGAACCTAGAAGTAAACTATACCGTCGATGAAGCCCTCGACCTCGCATGGACGACGATGCAAGAGTGTTTCTTCAGTGGAGAGGTTGGAATAAAACAAGAGCTGATAGACAAATATTGGCCTAAGTAA
- a CDS encoding DUF2764 family protein — MSNYYFSSSALPAIEVGVKPTISFLEVKGLLKLNISARDYQKSVIVRRLIDIENLRALWKGESFDHRGNYTAKQLEEVLVTQEGLAEYVFDFLDKYTTTEERLKNFAALMSNFFTEEIAKSEGFLKKYLIFEREWRLVLLGFRAKALGRDVIAELQYEDPDDDIIAQIIAQKDAKSYEPPDGYEDFKSVFYEKYEDPIRLHKEVCVYRFNRIEEMLFGQRFSISRIIGYMVQLIIVERWQELDKNKGNDVVNTIVKAIKLS, encoded by the coding sequence ATGTCTAACTATTATTTCTCGTCGAGTGCTCTGCCAGCTATTGAAGTAGGCGTAAAACCGACGATATCATTCCTGGAAGTTAAAGGGCTGCTAAAGCTTAATATCTCCGCTCGCGACTACCAAAAGTCGGTGATAGTTCGGCGCCTTATAGATATCGAAAACCTGAGAGCTCTTTGGAAAGGAGAATCTTTCGACCACCGCGGCAACTACACAGCAAAGCAGCTAGAAGAAGTCCTTGTCACACAAGAAGGCCTTGCAGAGTATGTCTTCGACTTCCTTGATAAATACACGACGACAGAAGAGCGCCTTAAAAACTTCGCCGCGCTGATGAGCAATTTCTTCACCGAAGAGATAGCAAAAAGTGAAGGGTTCTTAAAAAAATACCTGATCTTTGAAAGAGAATGGAGGCTTGTACTCCTAGGCTTTAGAGCCAAAGCACTCGGACGTGACGTCATCGCAGAACTTCAATATGAAGACCCCGATGATGACATCATAGCACAGATAATAGCGCAAAAAGATGCTAAAAGCTACGAACCTCCCGATGGCTATGAAGATTTCAAAAGCGTTTTCTATGAAAAATATGAAGACCCTATAAGGCTACATAAAGAGGTCTGCGTATATCGCTTCAACCGTATCGAAGAGATGCTTTTTGGGCAGCGCTTTTCGATAAGCCGCATCATAGGATATATGGTACAGCTTATCATCGTAGAAAGGTGGCAGGAACTTGATAAAAATAAAGGTAATGACGTCGTAAATACTATCGTGAAGGCAATAAAACTATCGTGA
- a CDS encoding sodium:alanine symporter family protein: MDRVSSYLDSIYNIVWGPWFLLFIIIVALRLSYLLHGIQFRYLRKVFSILFGKKNHNSGEGDISPFQSLMTSLAATIGVSNIVGVTFAVTIGGYGSLLWIWVIAFIGMAVKYSEALLAVKYRHYDKERDEMAGGPMYYIERALGWKWLASFFAFAGILSTLGGGNMIQANSIAGALHSVTGISPIITGVVLAAVTAFVIMGGIKSIGKTSSFLVPFMGALYIFSGFAIVVMNYHLVPDVMGRVFLSAFTGKATFGGIAGYGIMVAMQAGITRGVVSSEVGMGSSSIAAAAARTECPSDQALISMTGSFFATIIVSTITVMVLGISGVLESGSSLGGAALVTTAFAKYIPGGGIIVTAALIFFAYSTIVGWAYYGEKFCYYLFGNASTTIYRIIFIAVLIPGATLNLHVVWRISDIVNGLITLPNLIALAFLSKVVVAETKRIFNDQ; this comes from the coding sequence ATGGACCGTGTTTCATCATATCTCGATAGTATTTATAATATCGTTTGGGGTCCGTGGTTTCTTCTCTTTATTATTATTGTAGCGTTACGGTTGTCATATCTTCTCCATGGCATACAGTTCCGTTATCTTCGCAAGGTATTCAGCATCCTTTTTGGTAAGAAGAATCATAATTCTGGCGAGGGTGACATCTCACCTTTCCAGTCTCTTATGACTTCTTTAGCGGCGACTATTGGTGTCAGCAACATTGTTGGTGTGACGTTTGCCGTTACCATTGGCGGCTATGGCTCTCTTTTATGGATATGGGTCATTGCTTTCATTGGCATGGCGGTGAAGTATTCCGAGGCTTTGCTTGCTGTAAAGTATCGTCATTATGACAAAGAGCGTGACGAGATGGCTGGCGGTCCTATGTATTATATCGAGCGTGCTCTTGGATGGAAGTGGCTAGCATCGTTTTTTGCTTTTGCTGGGATACTTTCTACTCTTGGTGGTGGAAACATGATACAGGCGAACTCTATCGCTGGAGCATTACATTCTGTTACTGGGATATCGCCTATTATTACTGGTGTTGTCCTTGCTGCTGTCACTGCTTTTGTTATAATGGGCGGCATAAAAAGCATTGGCAAGACGTCGAGTTTTCTTGTCCCTTTTATGGGAGCTCTTTACATCTTCAGTGGTTTTGCTATTGTCGTGATGAACTATCATCTTGTTCCTGATGTTATGGGTCGTGTATTCCTTAGCGCTTTTACTGGAAAGGCGACGTTCGGCGGCATTGCTGGATATGGTATCATGGTTGCCATGCAGGCTGGGATAACTCGCGGTGTTGTTTCCAGCGAGGTTGGGATGGGTTCATCGTCTATAGCTGCTGCTGCGGCGCGTACAGAATGTCCTAGCGATCAGGCTCTTATTTCTATGACGGGATCTTTCTTTGCGACGATAATTGTTTCTACTATCACCGTCATGGTTTTGGGGATTTCCGGGGTATTGGAGAGTGGCAGTTCTCTTGGTGGTGCTGCTCTAGTAACGACGGCCTTCGCGAAATATATTCCTGGTGGTGGCATTATTGTTACTGCTGCGCTGATTTTCTTCGCATATTCTACTATCGTTGGGTGGGCATACTATGGTGAGAAGTTCTGCTACTATCTTTTTGGAAACGCTTCGACGACAATATATCGTATCATCTTCATAGCCGTCCTTATCCCCGGTGCGACGTTAAATTTACACGTCGTTTGGAGGATCTCCGACATTGTCAATGGCCTGATAACTCTTCCGAACCTCATTGCTTTGGCGTTTTTATCTAAGGTGGTAGTCGCTGAGACAAAACGAATTTTCAATGATCAATGA